Sequence from the Pseudophaeobacter arcticus DSM 23566 genome:
GCCGAGGTGAGCAAGGTCGTTTGGCCTACCCGTCGCGAAGTTCTGCTGACCACAGTCATGGTCTTTATCATGGCGGCTTTGACGGCCGTGTTTTTTGCCCTGGTTGATGTTGTGATCCGCTTTGGCCTGCAAAACCTGCTTGGCATGTTTGGC
This genomic interval carries:
- the secE gene encoding preprotein translocase subunit SecE; translated protein: MATLNPVQFIQQVRAEVSKVVWPTRREVLLTTVMVFIMAALTAVFFALVDVVIRFGLQNLLGMFG